ACTAACCCAAGAAACTTTAATTCCATTACCATTACCAATTCCCGCTACCCATTCACGTAATGCTAATATAATAACTTCACGGATAATTATACTAGAAGATGGCAATGTAACCCACCATACATGAAAGTGCTCAGCTATTAAAATAAGTGCTGAAATTATCATCACTTTATCTGCTACTGGATCTAAAAATTTACCAAAATTAGTAGTTTGATTCCAACGGCGAGCTAAAAACCCATCGAACCAATCTGTAATAGCTGCAACAAAAAATATAACAGTACATACCGTCGATGCCCAACTCATAGGTAAATAAAACAACATTGTAAACAATGGCGCCATAACAACTCGAAATAGAGTAAGATATGTTGGTATATTAATAAAATCCATAATATTTAAAATAACTAATTTAATATAATTACAATATTATATATTTAATAAATTAACTAATTTCAATTCGTAACATACCCTATACTAACAATATCAATACCACATCTACTTATGTGTGTATATAACATTAATTTCAACAATCATTATTTATTACATAATCCCGAATAATCATTTATTTATATTTTAAAAAATATATAATATACTATTGTGGTGGTTATTACTATACGCGTAGTTCCTATTATTTTATGTAGAAGAAAAAATAAATCACATTATCTTCGAAATACCTAAATACTACCATTATACATAATAATCATTGTTGTAATTTTAGAAATAATCAATATCCAAAACTACAGTTTTATTCCCAGTATACTACTATACCGTAAAATAACCGGGTCGTTAGCTCAATATGGCAGAGCAGTTGACTCTTAATCAATTGGTTGTAGGTTCAAATCCTACACGACCCAATAAATAAAACTTTTTTAATGTTCTTACTACGATATACATACGCGGCTAGATCTTTAACTTTTAGTGGGTAGTATATATGAGGAGGGATAAAATTTATATCTGGGATTAATATCGTAGCATACATCTGCTACTAAGGCTTATTTAAGTCACTATAAGAATGTCTCCAATTCTCACTTATTAAAATGATTAATCCAAATATCATATGTTTTACATATAATTCAAGTGCTAATAATATTTAGCTATGTCATCAATCAATTTACAAAAAATATTTTTAACATAATAACTGACAAAATACTTCGGAGGAGTAGAGATTCGAACTCTAGAATGTTTTCACTACCGATTTTCAAGACCGGCGCCTTAAGCCACTCGGCCACTCCTCCAAAATATTTAAAATAAACAAAATGAGTTCTATCAATCCTTAGAAAATACATCATCGATACTTTTTGTAGAATAACAGCGCATACTATCAAAATACCAGTCTTACATTTAAATCAATATTAAATATTAAAAAATAATCCCCATAACTAATAAAACCACGATTAGTTGCATGATTTAAAAACAACATCAAGTATATATTAAACTTAAAATATAAG
This region of Candidatus Blochmannia vicinus genomic DNA includes:
- the pgsA gene encoding CDP-diacylglycerol--glycerol-3-phosphate 3-phosphatidyltransferase, which translates into the protein MDFINIPTYLTLFRVVMAPLFTMLFYLPMSWASTVCTVIFFVAAITDWFDGFLARRWNQTTNFGKFLDPVADKVMIISALILIAEHFHVWWVTLPSSSIIIREVIILALREWVAGIGNGNGIKVSWVSKIKTCVQMLALTALLWSPYEWIVIIGVIALYISVLLTFWSMCAYLYYAWHNLYNC